One part of the Treponema peruense genome encodes these proteins:
- a CDS encoding DMT family transporter translates to MNYKSHSVLSSLGLILTAAIWGFAFVIVKDSLDYVGAVWMIAFRFTIAAVILAAIFYKKFALFNRSYLVHGAVLGLFLFLAYLFQTIGCKFTTAGKNAFLTTVYVILIPLIGWPMRKKRPSWYVFVAAVMSVTGIGLLALQNDGGNVFEINMGDTLTLVCGIFYALHILFVEKYDETEDPVFLTVLQFAFAALFGWIVSPFMTDPKLNGPFPLEYLSNPRVILSMMYLGVFSTMVAFFLQNVCLKFVPSALASLFLSLESVFGVLFSTLLLGEHLSLRMWAGCVLIFGALMMAEVIPNIKRHKSDSAIA, encoded by the coding sequence ATGAATTATAAAAGCCATTCCGTTCTTTCAAGCCTTGGACTTATTCTGACCGCAGCAATCTGGGGCTTTGCTTTTGTCATTGTTAAAGACAGCCTTGATTATGTAGGCGCGGTTTGGATGATTGCGTTTAGGTTTACAATAGCAGCCGTAATTCTTGCCGCAATTTTCTATAAAAAATTTGCACTTTTTAACCGCAGCTATCTTGTTCACGGGGCGGTTCTGGGGCTTTTTCTTTTTCTGGCATATCTTTTCCAGACTATAGGCTGCAAATTCACTACTGCAGGAAAAAACGCCTTTCTTACGACAGTTTACGTTATTCTTATTCCGCTTATAGGATGGCCAATGCGCAAAAAGAGACCGTCGTGGTATGTTTTTGTTGCGGCTGTAATGTCTGTAACAGGAATAGGACTTCTTGCCCTTCAGAATGACGGCGGAAATGTTTTTGAAATTAACATGGGCGACACGCTTACCCTTGTTTGCGGTATTTTTTATGCACTCCATATTCTTTTTGTAGAAAAATACGACGAAACCGAAGATCCTGTTTTTCTGACAGTCCTTCAGTTTGCATTTGCAGCTCTTTTCGGCTGGATTGTGTCGCCTTTTATGACAGACCCAAAACTTAACGGGCCGTTCCCGCTGGAATATCTTTCAAACCCGCGCGTTATTCTTTCCATGATGTATCTTGGTGTTTTTAGCACGATGGTTGCTTTCTTTTTGCAGAATGTGTGTCTTAAATTTGTTCCGTCTGCACTTGCGTCACTTTTCCTTTCGCTTGAGTCGGTGTTCGGTGTTCTGTTTAGCACACTGCTTTTGGGCGAGCATCTTTCGCTAAGGATGTGGGCTGGCTGTGTTCTTATTTTTGGCGCGCTTATGATGGCCGAAGTTATTCCGAATATAAAACGGCACAAAAGTGATTCTGCCATTGCATAA